In Leptolyngbya sp. O-77, the genomic window TAACGCGGGACTTGTAAAGGATTTTGCCGCCTGCCTTTTCCAGCCCTGCTGCCAGTTTTTGGGCAATCTGCCCTACGCCACCTTTGGGATAGTTGATACCGCCATAGTGGCGATCGCTAAACACCATGCCCGCGTTGATCATCGGTGTCAGATCCGCAGGCACCACCGACCAGCAATAGCACTCCATGTCGATGAAGCGCAATAAATCTGGGTCAGAAATGTAGCGGCGGGCAATGTCGCCCACGTTTTGGGGCAAATATTTCACCAATCCCAAACAGGCAAAGGGATGCTGAAAAAACACGCGAGTCAGGTAGCGTGGCTCCTCTAGCGATAGGAGTTCCATCGCGTTGAGGCAGTTAAACACCGCCCAGCACTCGTCATAAAATCGGCGGATGCCCTTCGCTTCATGGGGAAATTTGGCGATCAGTTCTTGCAAAAAATTCTCATATTCGCGATGAACCTTGAGATCTAGCCCGCCGGGTAAGTGGTAGTGAATCTGCACCGGATCAGGAATTGTCTCGATTTCCATGTCTACAGCAGCTAGTGCCCGCGTCAGCAAGTTCGTCGTACCCTGGTTGCCAAAGCCAAAGATCATCGACGCGCCCACATCAAACCGATAGCCTGCTCGCTCGAAGTAGCCCGCGCTGCCTCCCGGAATCAGGTAGCGCTCTAGCACCAGCACGGATGCTCCTTTTGCCGCAAGCTGGGTCGCCGTCACCAATCCGCCGATGCCAGAGCCAATCACAATCGCATCAAACATTGTTCCATCTGGTGGAATCGGGGATCTGGTCTGGGCGGTGGTATCGGTCTGCATAGGGGCGATCGCACTTCATTCGGTTCTCAATCTATCTCAATCTATTAGTGTATCGGACAGGCTACCGCTTCTGGACAAGTCGCCCCGTCGATAGAAACGCAAAAAAAGGGGGACTGGTCTGTTGACCAACCCCACCTGCCGATCCTTTGAGAGGAGAACACTAAAGACAATGTAGCTTTATTGAGATTTTATGTCAATACTATCGACAGTCTTTCTCAAATAAATCCCGGCAGACCTGCGCTCGTCAGTCCAGATGCACCAGTCCTACCCGCATTTGCTATGATAGTTAAGCCAAGTTCAAGCCCGACCGGAGCGATCCGGCTCCTATGTTGGGCAAAGGGCTGGGCAACGTGCGGATGTGGCGGAATTGGTAGACGCGCTAGATTTAGGTTCTAGTACCGCAAGGTGTGAAGGTTCAAGTCCTTTCATCCGCATTGGCCAACTGTTCCTAGGCCAACTGTTCTTACCGTATCTTTTCACAGGATCATCCGGTTACCCGGTCACCTGATCCGTCGCAAGCAGCGGTGCGATCGCCTCTGGCGGCAGCGGTCGGCTAAAGTAATAGCCCTGAGCAAAGTCGCACTGGATGGAGCGAAGAAACTCAACTTGTTCAGCGGTTTCTACCCCTTCGGCGAGAACTTTGAGGCCCAGCCCGCGACCGAGGGCGACGACTGTATTGGCGATCGCCACGTCGCTGGAATTATGGGGGGCATCGCGAACAAAGGACTGGTCAATCTTCAGCGTGTGCAGCGGAAAGTGCTTGATCACGCTGAGCGATGAATAGCCTGTGCCAAAGTCATCCATTGCAATCTGTACGCCCAAGTCTGCCAGGCGGCTGAGTGTGCTGCTGGTAAACTGCACATCGCGCATGGCAGCGCTTTCGGTAATTTCTAGCTCCAGATATTGGGGTTCCATGCCTGTTTCTTGGAGCGTTTGCAGGATAGAGGCGGCCAGGCTGCTCTGGTGAAACTGCTGTGCTGACAGGTTGACTGCCATCCGCATAGGCGGCAGCCCAGCGTTTTGCCAGGCCCGCTGCTGCTGGCAGGCGGTTTGCAGCACCCACTCCCCGATTGAGCAAATGATGCCCGATTCTTCTGCGAGGGGAATGAACTGAGCTGGCGAGACAAAGCCCAGCAGTGGATGTTGCCAGCGCAGCAAGGCTTCTACGCCAACGATCGCCCCCGTGTTCAGGTCAATTTGCGGCTGATAATGCAGCAAGAGTTCCTGACGAGACAGTGCTTTTCGCAGGTCGCTTTCCAGGGCCAGATGGTTCAGCGTTTGCACCGCCATGCCTTCGTGATAAATCTGGTAGTTATTTTTGCCCTGCTGCTTGGCCTGGTACATGGCCAGGTCGGCATTTTTGAGCAAGGTTTCGACATCTGTGCCGTCGTAGGGAAACAGCGCAATGCCCAGGCTGGCGGTGATGTATATCTCCTGTTCACCCAGATAAAACGAACTGGTAAGTCGGTCAAGAATGCGCTGGGCAATGTGGGTGATGTCTTCGGCAGAGTGGAGGTGCGGCAAGATTAGCGTAAACTCGTCGCCGCCCCAGCGGGCGATCGCATCGCAAGGGCGCAGACAAGTCCGCAGCCGCTGGGCTACCTCTTGCAGCAGCTCATCGCCGATCGCGTGGCCGAGCGAATCGTTGATCAGCTTGAATCGATCCAGATCAAGAAATGCCACCCCTAGCATTTCGTCGTCCTGCTGGGCGCTGGCCAGCGCCAGCGAAAGCTGGTCGTTAAACAGCAGCCGATTGGGCAGGCGAGTGAGGGCATCGTGCGACGCTTGGTAGCGCATCATGGCCTCCACCCGCCGCTGGGTCACTGCTAAGTACAGATGAATCGCCACCGAGTTGGCCAGCCGGATATCGTGGGTCGTCCACTCTGGGGCTTGGTTGAGCTTGATCTCGCGCCAGGCCGCGAAGGAGGCGCGGGGCATTATATTTCGAGTATCTTTCTGGTGCTGGCCTGCCCACAGGATTTCCTGATCGTAGCCGCTGCGAAAGAGGCCCAGATAGCCAACAAACTGATGCTGGAATTGGAGCGGAATCAGGGCGATCGCCCGAATAGAAGTCGGCTCTAGCAGCGCGGCAATAGGCTGCCAGCGCGGATCGGCTTGCAGGCTCTCGAAGGTGTAAAAGTGGCAGGTTTCTGACCTTTCGGAATCGAGGGAGTCTTCGAGGCTAGTAGCAAGCCGGGCGATCGCCTCTGGGCTGGGGGTGTGGGTGCTGGTGAGTGCGGAAAGTCCATCAGTGGGCCGACCCAGAAGCGCTTGCCACACTAGGTCTTGCTCCAAATCAGGGCTGTTGGGCTGCTCGCCTATGACATAAAGTTGGGCCGGCTCTCCGTCCGGTTCGGCTGCGATGTAGAGCCGTCCGCCCACCCCCTTCAGAGCTTCCACGATGGCTTCGAGTACCTGCTGCCGAATTTCGGGCTGGCTCAGGGGGCTATGGAGGAGCTGGCTAACCTGGTTGAGGGTCGATTCGTAAAGCACCTGCTCACGGGTTTGGGCGAGCAGATTTGCCTGGGCGATCGCAATCGAAAGCTGATCGACCGACAACTGCACCACCTGAAGCTCCCGTTCAGAAAAATGGCGTGGCTTGCTGTGGTGGGCCACCAGCAACCCCCACAGTTGGCGCTGGTGCAGCACGGGCACGACCAGTGAGGACTGCACCCCCATTGTGGTCAGGTATTGCACATGGCAGGGGTCGGCTGGCGCGTGGCGAATGTCGCGGTTAATCAGGCTTTCGCCCGTGTCGGGATGGTCGAGCCGATGCGTCATCTGGCGCTGCGCCGACACGTCGGTAATCACCCGCTGACGGGCCCGCACAAATAAGTCTCGCGAAGACTGGGGCAGATCGCTCGCTGGAAAGTGCAGATGCAGCAGCGATGGAAGCTGTTTATTGTGAATTGCCTCGGCAATCACTTCACCGCTGCCATCCGGCGCAAAGCGATAAATCTTCACACGATCGACATTGAGAAACTGCCGAATTTCGCGGGCTGCGGTGGAGAGGATTTCCGGCAGTTCCAAAGACTGGCGAATGCGATTGGTGATTTGGTGTAGGACGTGCTCTCGGTGGGATGCCTTTCGAGGCACATGCGGGCGGGTTTTAGACACAGCTTTCTAGCCTGAATTGAGAGAAAAGAGTTCCTGATTATCCAACACCCTCCATCACCAGAGAATCCCCATCAACCCTCATCGTAGGCGTGATGCTGGGGGGACAGCTTGAAGCGGACGGAACGGGGCATGAGTTGGAATTTTGAACTGCGATCGCTCGATAATATCACCTGGACAAGGTTGCCCTGCTCAGGCAGGGGAGGTAATAATACAGCATTTTCTTGCGAGGTCAGCACCCACAGCCCTGATGAGGTAAACGCTTCTTGACTATCTGCGTCCCTCACCAGCTTCAAAAATGCTATTGCCGAAGAGCTTGCGGCAGAGACAAGTTGCGATCGCAAACTCAAAGGGCTATGGATCGCAGTTTCTTAAGACCGC contains:
- the crtH gene encoding carotenoid isomerase, with translation MQTDTTAQTRSPIPPDGTMFDAIVIGSGIGGLVTATQLAAKGASVLVLERYLIPGGSAGYFERAGYRFDVGASMIFGFGNQGTTNLLTRALAAVDMEIETIPDPVQIHYHLPGGLDLKVHREYENFLQELIAKFPHEAKGIRRFYDECWAVFNCLNAMELLSLEEPRYLTRVFFQHPFACLGLVKYLPQNVGDIARRYISDPDLLRFIDMECYCWSVVPADLTPMINAGMVFSDRHYGGINYPKGGVGQIAQKLAAGLEKAGGKILYKSRVTEILMENGRAVGVRLASGKTYRARRVISNATRWDTFEKLLPAATLPKSEQKWQQRYRKSPSFFSLHLGVRADVLPAGTECHHILLEDWSRIEAARGTIFVSIPTLLDPSLAPDGYHIIHTFTPDWVDHWQNLSPSEYETQKEDVAAALCDRLEAIFPGLAAGLDFQEAGTPRTHRRFLGRVDGSYGPIPRRKLLGLLGMPFNRTAIPGLYCVGDSTFPGQGLNAVAFSGFACAHRVATDLGLRG
- a CDS encoding EAL domain-containing protein, whose protein sequence is MSKTRPHVPRKASHREHVLHQITNRIRQSLELPEILSTAAREIRQFLNVDRVKIYRFAPDGSGEVIAEAIHNKQLPSLLHLHFPASDLPQSSRDLFVRARQRVITDVSAQRQMTHRLDHPDTGESLINRDIRHAPADPCHVQYLTTMGVQSSLVVPVLHQRQLWGLLVAHHSKPRHFSERELQVVQLSVDQLSIAIAQANLLAQTREQVLYESTLNQVSQLLHSPLSQPEIRQQVLEAIVEALKGVGGRLYIAAEPDGEPAQLYVIGEQPNSPDLEQDLVWQALLGRPTDGLSALTSTHTPSPEAIARLATSLEDSLDSERSETCHFYTFESLQADPRWQPIAALLEPTSIRAIALIPLQFQHQFVGYLGLFRSGYDQEILWAGQHQKDTRNIMPRASFAAWREIKLNQAPEWTTHDIRLANSVAIHLYLAVTQRRVEAMMRYQASHDALTRLPNRLLFNDQLSLALASAQQDDEMLGVAFLDLDRFKLINDSLGHAIGDELLQEVAQRLRTCLRPCDAIARWGGDEFTLILPHLHSAEDITHIAQRILDRLTSSFYLGEQEIYITASLGIALFPYDGTDVETLLKNADLAMYQAKQQGKNNYQIYHEGMAVQTLNHLALESDLRKALSRQELLLHYQPQIDLNTGAIVGVEALLRWQHPLLGFVSPAQFIPLAEESGIICSIGEWVLQTACQQQRAWQNAGLPPMRMAVNLSAQQFHQSSLAASILQTLQETGMEPQYLELEITESAAMRDVQFTSSTLSRLADLGVQIAMDDFGTGYSSLSVIKHFPLHTLKIDQSFVRDAPHNSSDVAIANTVVALGRGLGLKVLAEGVETAEQVEFLRSIQCDFAQGYYFSRPLPPEAIAPLLATDQVTG